Genomic segment of Microbacterium sp. BH-3-3-3:
TCGGTTCCGTCGGCGCGCAGTTTTCGTACCACGACGAACACGTCTGCGTCCGTGCTCTCGTCCGCGCTCAACCAGATCGACAGCGAGACAGGTCCGATGACGTCCCGGTCTTGTGTGAACAGGTACGCAGCATCAAACGACTCGGTCTGCGGATCGAAAGTCGCATGGGCTCCGGTCTCGGGCGGGGCACCCGACAACGACCTGGTCGCGGCGTCCAGATGGAGCGTCTCGAAACGTTCCGCGACGGGCCAGTCAGGCAATTCCACCCATCGGGATTCGGCGGAGTCGCCCGTGTCACGCAGCTCGGCTCGGACACGAGGCCAGTCGTGGATCCCGGATTCTCGTTGTTTGAGAAAGGTGTCGAAGAACACGCGCTGCCGTTCGATGCTCGCCGGCTCATAGAAGTACTGCCACTTCTTCTGCCCATGCACCTCCAGCCACTTGTTCGGCGAAACCATCGCTGCGAACGCATTGAGCGTGCCGCGGGTGTGCAGCCCATGGTCGCTCCACGATGCGACGACGTATGCCGGCACATCTATAGTGGCGAGATCTCCGTACTTGTCGGCGTAGTACCAGTCATCGAGGGGATGCGCCTCGAGATTCGCCGCAGTGTCTTCGGTGCGGGAAAGGCCGTATGACACGTTCGTCGAGACTCGGGGCCGGAAGCCGGTTTCAGGGATCCCCCCATGCGTTGCGAACTCCCGATACCAGTCGGCGAAGCACTCCCAAGGGCTGATGGCCTTGAGCGACGGAGGCTTCACCGACGCCGCCTGGTACTGACTCCCCGCCAAGTACGAAACTCCCAGCATCCCGACCCGGCCGTTCGACCACGTACTGGCTCCCAGCCACTCGATCGTGTCGTAGAGGTCGTCGCGCTCTTGTGGGCCGTTATGGGAGAAGTCGCCTTCCGAATGCCAGAGTCCCCGGGGGTCGGCATAGGCGACGGCATAACCATGTCGCGTCCAGTAGACCGGATCCGGCGCCTCGAAGCCGGTATGTGGCGAGATCCACTCCGGATCGACTCCCGACCCGGGGAACGTGGCCTTCGTGACCCAGTGCTTCCCGTAGGGGCCCCACGCGAGCAGGACCGGAAGGTCTGTCGCCTCAGAAGTGGGCCGATAGATATCGAGGTAGATCGTAGTTCCATCGCGAAGTCGGACTGCGGCATCCTTGTCGACGATAAGCCCACCGAGATCGACGGTCTCGTGAAGCAAGGGCGGGGGCGCCGGCTTTCCGACCACGCTGGCGGGATCCGCACCCGGGCGATCGATAATCGCATGAGGGTCCAACGGCGATGACATCATGAGTGCTCCCACATCAAAACTGGAGACCGGGTCGCGCAAGTCCGAGATGGTCTCTCAGCTGTGTGCCCTCGTACTCCGTCCGAAACAGACCCCGGTTCTGCAGTTCAGGGACGAGCATGGAACAGATCCGCTCAAACCCCTCGGGGTTAAAGGGAGAATTGAGATTGAACCCGTCACACGCGGGAGTTTCGAACCACTTCTGCATCCGGTCCGCGATCGTTGCCGGCGTGCCGGCAATCCACTGATGCCCTGTCGACCGCGCTCGATCGTGAATGAGATCGCGCAAAGACAGTTCCTGCTCGACCGACTTGCGACGATAGATCTCCTGGCGGCTGGATCGCTGCGGAACCTGATCAAACCGCTCAGCAGGGACGGGTTCATCGAGGTCGAGGTCAGATAGATCCACCTTGAGGTCGCCTGCAATCTGCAGTCGCCCCTGCTCGACATCGAGGAAGGAGCTCAACTCGGCCGCAATCTCGTCAGCCTCACGCTGTGTAGATGCGACCACGGGCACGATCCCCGGGATGATCTTCACGGCGTCGGGGTCGCGCCCATTCGCAGCGATCATGGACTTGCTCGAGGCATAGAACGAGACCGCTTGGTCGAAGTCCGGCTGGGCGGTGTAGATGGCATCTGCCACCGACGTCCCCAATGCCATGCCGGGACCGGAGGAACCGGCTTGCACAAGCACCGGGTGACCCTGCGGCGGCCGGGGCATATTCAGCGGCCCCTCCACCGTGAAGTAGTCGCCCGCGAAGTCGATCCTGCGCAGTTTTGCGGTATCGAGCCACCGACGCTCGGAGCGATCCACGACCACTGCGTCATCGGACCAACTGTCCCATAGTTGCTTGACGACCTCGACGAACTCCTGTGCCCGATGATACCTCTGCGCTGGGTCAGGGGTCTCTGCGAAGCCGAAGTTCTGATAGCCATCGCCCGAAGTCACGATGTTCCAACCTGCGCGCCCCGCCGAGAGGTGGTCCAGCGACGCAAGCATCCTCGCAACGTTGTACGGATCCATGAGGGACGTAGACAGGGTCCCGATGAGACCGATATGGCGAGTTCGCGCGGCCAATGCTGAAAGCGTCGTCATCGGCTCATAGAAGCCGTTCATCATCGTGTCGCCACGCAACGTAGGTGTCGCGTGAACTACGTCACCGAAGAACAGCGCGTCGAGCTTGGCGTTCTCGGCCGTTCGCGCGATATCGGTGAGCAGGTCGAGTCCCGGCACCTCCTCTGCGCGGCTCCCTTGACGACACCAGCTGTTGCGGTGGTAGCCAAGCGGCATCACGAACGTCGTGAGAACCATCATGCGTGTCATGTCTTCAATCCGATCTTTATGGAAGGGCGGGAGAACACCGGAAAAGTGACAGAAGTCGTCGCGGTTCGCGCCCGCTGAGGGGCAAATACTGAGCATCAACGCCGTCGCAGACCGCCCCCGATGACGCCACCAGCAGCACCGACCTCGACCATCTCTTCGTCATGATCGGGCGCGTGAACGCGGAACCAGAGTTTGGAGATCTTCCATTCGCCGTTCGCGCGGACGTACTCAGTCTCGTAACGGCCTTCCGACCACGGCCCCCAAACGCGAAGCATGCCGAGCGAAGTCTTGAAGTCCGCCTGCAGTCGATGCCAGGTCCATGTGCCGCGCGCTGCATCTCCATCGACCACGATGTCCGGCGACGACAGAATGTACCCATCGTTGCTCTGCACGACAGGAACCAAGTCCCTCGTGAACATGGCATCGATGGCCTCACGACCTCGGTGCACTCCATGATGACGGATGTCGCAAAGCGCGTCCTCGGTGTAGGCGGAAGACACCGCTCGCCAATCGCGCGCCGCCAGGTCGCGAATGTACTTGTGATGAAGCGCGGCTATGGCCTGAATCGACTCGAGATCCTCGACCCTTCGCTCCAGTGCGATCAGATGCCGCGCCAGATCCTCGTGATTCACCGTCTGCCACTCCTTCGTTGCCGACTTGTTGGTCACTCGAGACGACCAACCAACCCGCCGCCCTGCCTTGACCAGCGTCAATGTCAGACTACGGAACGCGGCGTAGTTCGTCAACTACTGAATTACTTTTCCGCAGCTTCTCCCATATTTCCGGTGCCGAATCTCACATGCAATTCAGTCGTTCATGATCCGTAAGTCCGCACACCGCACGAGCACTTCCCGACACGCCTCGCTCGTCCGCTGCGGGAAGACCGAACTCGATGGGGTCGCAGGCCGGGTGCCTCCCCCCAGGGCCCTCGGCGTGGAGTCGCGACGACATCACGGCGATCATTGGTAGTGCCGGGTCGAGGGTGGACACGCGGGCGTCGGACGGGCACCCTAGTGGCTTTCGATGGCGTCACGCGCGCCGGATCGTCGTCGGCTCCGACGCGCGACACCCTCCCCAAGAAGGAAAGGAGTGGCCGTAGCTGATTTTTCTCATCGCGAGATAACTTTCGGAGCCGCGACGGCTTTGAGCCCCGCTACGCCGAACTCCTGGCCGTATCCGGACTGTTTGGTGCCGCCGAACGGAACCTGTGGATTGAGCGCGCCATGCTGATTGATCCACACAGTCCCAGCCTGCAGACGAGCGGCTACGTCGAGAGCTGCATCGATGTCAGCCGACCAGACGGACGCCCCGAGCCCCTGCGACGAGCTGTTCGCCCGTGCGACCGCGTCGTCGATGTCGAAGTACCGCAGCACGGGAATGACCGGGCCGAACTGCTCCTCGACGACGAGAGAAGCGTCGTCTGCGATGTCGACGACGACTGTGGGCTGGTAGAAGAGCGGACCGAGTTCTTCGGCGGGTGCACCGCCTGTGACGACTTTGGCCCCTCCGGACCGCGCCTCTTCGATGAGGCGGCTAACGATGTCGAACTGCCTCTGATTCTGAAGAGGTCCGAGGACGTTCCCCTCCTCGAGTCCTGGCCCCATCGGCATCGTCGAGGCGAGCCGAGAAAGGGCATCCACGACGGAGTCGTAGACGGAATCGTGCACGTACAGTCGCTTGAGCGCAGCGCACGTCTGCCCGGTGTTGATGAAGATGCCCCAGAAGAGGTCCTGGGCGATCTTCGACACGTCCGTTCCCGGTAGCACGATGCCGGCATCGTTGCCTCCGAGCTCCAAGGTGAGTCGGGCGAGGTTCTGGGCCGACGATTCGATGATCTTCCTGCCCGTCGCGGTGGAACCCGTGAACATGATCTTGTCGAGCCCGGGGTGCTTCGCGATCGCCGCGCCGACTTCGCGGTCCCCGACCACCACCGACAGGACCCCTTCGGGAAGATGCGCGTTGAACACTTCGCAGAGAGCGAGAACCGACAGGGGCGTGTACTCGCTCGGCTTCACGACCACAGTGTTGCCCATCCGCAGCGAGGGTGCGACCTGCCAGACCGAGATCATGATCGGCCAGTTCCACGGACCGATCGCTCCGACCACCCCGAGCGGGTCGTAGTGCACCTCGGCACGGGAGGTGCCGTTCTCGAAGACGACCTCGGGTTCGAGAACGGTATCTGCGGCGCCCCTCGTCCAGGCGGCTGCGGCGCCGACCTCGAAACGGGCGTTGGGGCCGTCGAGCGGTTTGCCCTGTTCGCGGGAGAGGATCACCGCGAGTTCCTCGGCGCGCGCTTCGATGTCGTCAGCGATTCGATGGAGGATTCGACTGCGCTCAGCGTGGCCGAGAGCAGCCCACGCCGGTTGAGCGCTCCGGGCCGCCGTCACGGCCGAATCGAGATCGGCCAGCCCGTGTACGGGCGCGTAGCCGATCGTCTCCCGGGTCGCTGCGTCCGGGATCGCCCGCCCGTGGCTCTCGCGGACTGTGATGGCGTCGAGAAGAGCAGTCGCGGTGGTCATGTTGTCTCCTTGTCGAATGCGGATGAGGTCGCGTCGGCTGAGCGGCCTCGCTCGGTGGCGAATCCGATCGCGAATGCGACCGGCACGACAGCGAGAAGGACGGCGGCGGTCGTCACTTCACCGCCGATGAGAGAGGTGAAGTTGGTCACCACGAGGGTGAGCACCCCGAGTAGCAGCACTGCCGCAACGGCAGGTGCGACTCGCGTCTGCCACGCTCCACCTCCCGGGTTGCTCACCGAGTAGGTGATCACGGCGATGGAGCACAGAACGTACAGCGTGATCAGGGCAGCGACGGCGAGTCCGCTGAACCACGAGAACAGGGTGAGCACGGGGTCGAGACCGAGCACGACGAACGGCAGGATCATCAGCACCGCGAGAATCGACTGAACCCATGCGGCCGCGTGGGGTGCGCTCTGGCGATTGGTGCGAGCGAGGGCGTGCGGCAGGGAACGCTGCGTCGCCAGCGCGTGGATGTATCGGTTGATGCCGTTATGGAAGGCCAGGATGCCTGCGAAGAGGGAAGTGACGAGGAGGACACCGGCCACGGGTCCGGACCAGGCGCCGAGTATGCCGACGAGTGCGTTGAATACGAAGACAGTCGAGTCACCGGAGACGACGGCTTCTTCTGCAGCGACCACCGCGGCGTCCGCACCATAGAACGAGATGAACATCCACGATACGAAAGAGAAGAACAGCGCGATGACGCCGACGGAGAGGTAGGTCGCGCGCGCCACGGTGCGGCGAGGATCCTTGGCTTCGCCGGAGTAGATGGCCGTGGATTCGAACCCGAACATGGAGGCGACGGCGAACATGAGCGCCACGCCCGGCGCTCCGGACATCACCGCCGCCGGCGAGAAGCTCGAGGCCACATCGATCGCCCCCTCGGGGCCGCCGCCCAGGACGAACGTGCCCACCGCGAAGGCGAGCAGTATCGCGACCTCCAGGCCGACCAGCACAGCGAGGACCCGCGCACCCAGCTCGATGTTGAGCGAGCCCAGGCCCTGCACGAGAACGATGGTGACGATCACCGGAACCCACCAAGGCACGACGACACCGAAGGTGGCGAGAAGCCCGCTGAAACTCGCGCCGTACAGACCGTACATTGCCGCCTGGACGGTCGCGTAGGCGACGATCGCCAGCCATGCGGAACCTGTGCCCGTCCTGCGCCCCAGCCCGGCGGACACATATGCGTAAAAGGCACCCTTCCCGTCGATCCGACGTGACATGGCGATGAAGCCGACGGCGAAGATGACGATGATGATGCCGATGAGCAGGTACGCACCGGGCGCGCCCGCCCCGTTGCCGAGCAGGATCGTCAGCGGCAAGGCACCGGCGATGCCAGTGAGCGGGGCTTGAGCAGAGAGGACGAAGAAGAGAATCCCGAGTACCCCGACGGCCCCCTTGCGAAGTGATGTGCGGTCGTCAGAATCACCTCGCTCAGCGGAGGTCATGGTAGTGGTTTCGTTTTTTGAGGACATGATGATCACCTTTGATCTCTTGTGGTTGGGTGTTGCCGATCAGGCGGACACCAGGCGGGATGCCGTGAGAACCGCGTGAGCCACCTTCAAGCCGCTCTCGATCGCTCCGTCGATGAACCCGCCCCATCCATCGGCGATGTCTGATCCGGAGAGCCGAATCCGCCCGAGCGGCTGTTGCAGCGCCGGCAGAGAATCCGAGAGGTAACCGGTTCGGTGCATCGGCCACGTTTCTTTGGAGAATTTGTCTCCGACCCAGTCGTGGCCGACACTGGCGGTGACGCGCAGGTCCGGTACGAGGCGGTTCAGCACCCGCTGAACGGCCTCTGGGTCATTGGGGTCGAGGGCCGAGGCATCGGGGCCGAACCCGATGACATAGGTGAGCCCGTCTCGCACGTACTCGGACTGGAAGAAGTTCAGCGGCCAGTCCGAGCCGCCGAGTGCGACGAACGGACGATGCTCACCCTCGACGGTGAACCACGCCTTGACTCCGAGGCCGAGCTGGCCGTGGTCGGCTGCCATGCTCACCGGTTGGGGGAGAGCCGGCTCGAAGTGGATACGCGTCAGCGTCTGCAGCGGCACCGTGAGGATCACATCTCGCGCCGAGTACTCCGTCCCGTCGACCGTTGTCACGACAGCGGATGACTGTTCCTGGGTGATGTCACGAACGTCGGCGCCGAAAACGAAGTCCGCAGGAGTGTCCTGGAGGATCGCCTCAGCGAGAGCGCGCGTGCCTCCCGCGATCTTGTATGTCGCGCACGCTTCGAAGTTGACCTTCCAGTCGCCGTTGGTCAGTGACACCCATCGCAGCGCCTGTGTGAATGCGGCATCGGCGATATTCCCATTGAAGTTGAGCGTCCAAAAGGACTCGATGAGCGCGCGTCGCTCCGCGCTGATCGGTAGTGCAGCGATCTCGTCGGCTAGGGACCGGGAGTCGACTTCCCGGACCTGTGTGCTCAAGGGGCGAAAGGGCTGGGGGAAGACTTCTCGTGAACTGGCGGTGAGGACCCGGTTGGGCTCATCGAGCAACTCGAGCAGCTCGTCTGCCGAGCCCGCGACAAGACTGGAGCCGTCCCACCAGTAGGCGTTCTCTGGCACGGGGCTGGGGGCGAGGCCGATGCCGTAGCGGCTCAGTTCGGCCCAGACGTGAGGCTGTGTCCAGTGCACCCACGTTCCGCCAAGTTCCAACTCCATCCCGAGCCGGCGATCGAGCCACGTGCGACCTCCGATGCGATCCCGCGCTTCCAGGACCAGCACCGATTGTCCGGCGCGGGACAACTCGCGGGCCGCCGTGAGCCCTGCAAAACCCGCCCCCACCACGATGGTGTCGTATGACCGTGCCATATCGGTGTCGCTCACGAGTACACGAAGAACTCGACGGTCGGCTCGAGCACGGTCCACGTCGCCGATACACCCTTGTTCATCGAAGCGGATCCACCGGCCGCGACCTCGAACGCCTCCGAGCCCTCGGGCTCGATCCGCACTCGGCCTTCGATGATGTAGATGGTCTCATCGGCGTGCGCCTCCACCACCATCGGTCCAGGCGTCTGGGCCGGTGTGATGAACCAGTAACCGGCGGCGAGCTCCTCGCGTCCGCCCTCCCCTGGACGACGCACCCACTGCACCTCGCCGACTTCGAAGGGCTCTCTTTTCGTGTGGTCCTGCGTGCTGGCGGTGATGAACTGATCAGGCATTCGTGTCCTCCTCGACGAGCCTCGCGCTTCTCTGCGCACTGGCCCAGACTAAGCAATTGCTTAGTTCAACGCAAGAGGGCATTTGTAGGGTTTAGTGGAGGTATGGCTCGACAGGTTCCCTACGGCAGCGGCCGCGATCTTCTGGTGGCGACAACAGTGGGCATCGTCGCGGAGAAAGGCCTCCGCGGGATGACGTTTCGCGCTGTCGCCGACCGGGCTGGCGTCAACAACTCGCTGATCGCTCACCACTTCGGAAACAGAGAATCGTTGCTCGCAGCCGCACTGGAGTGGAGCGTCGAGAGCTCGATCGACACCACCGGCCTGCTCGATCTCGCCACAAGCAGCGCCTTCGCTGACGGCTTGCTCGACTCCGTCGCCAAACGGCCAGAGCTACAGGCCTTCCAATACGAGATGATTCTCGAATCGCGAAGAAATCCTCGGTACCAGCCCTACGTCAGCCGCCTCTATACCCGGTATCACGAGGTCGTCGCCGCGAGCCTGAAACATCACGGCGTCGATGATCCTTCAGGCGCACTCGCCAGATCCGCTTTCGCAGCTCTGGATGGAATCGTCCTCCAGTTCATGGCTGGGGTGGACGCAGAGCTATTGCGAGCGGCATTGCAGCGGCTGTGGGAGGGGTTGCTCGACACTAGGGACGCCACTGCTGCCGCGGCCGCAGGAGGGACCAGCAGTAGGTGATCCCGCCTGCAAAAAGTCAACCAGTATCTCGGTCATCTCATCCTGACCCTCGAGTGTGCTCGTCGCTCTCGTGGCCGCCTTCTGGAGCGGCTGCGGACCACCTTTTCCCGGTCCTAGATAACGTCGACGTTGTTTCGAATGCTTGCTCCTCCCCCGCTCCCACCCGACGAGGGAGCGTCATCGAGTCTCCGAACAGTGAGCGCATCGATAGCGTCGATCTAGCAGAAGAGGGCGTGAGGAACGAACTGGTGACAGGTTGGGTTTAGGCCGCGAGCGTCAGCGGCTCGGTTAGCTTGGCCTCGAACTCGATGGGCGTCAAGCCGCCGAGGGTGTCCTGGGCTCGCTGTCGGTGGTACTTTCGCTCGATCCAGACGACGATCGCGAGGCGCAGCTCCTGCCTGGTGGCCCACCGTTGCTGGTTGAGGACGTTCGTTTGCAGCAGTGACCAGAAGCTCTCCATAGCCGCGTTGTCGCCGGCTGCGCCGACGCGGCCCATCGATCCGACCATGTCGTGGCGCCGCAGCTCGCGGGCCATCGCCCTGCTTCGAAACTGGCTCCCCCTATCGGCGTGCAGGATGCACCCGGCGACCTCACCGCGGCGCGCGATGGCGTTTCGGACGGCGTTGACGGCGAGCTTCGCGGTCATCCGATCCGAGATCGAGTAGCCGACGATGCGGTTGGAGAACACGTCCTTGATCGCGCAGCAGTAGAGCTTGCCTTCGCTCGTCCAGTGCTCCGTGATGTCCGTGAGCCAGAGCCGGTTCGGGGCGTCAGCGCGGAACACGCGTTGCACGTGGTCGTCGAACACGGGCGGGCCGGCCTTCTTGCCCTTCCCGCGGCGCCGGCGTTGCGCGGACGACAGGATTCCGGATTGCGAGCACAGCTTCCACGCCGTCCGCCGGCTCATCCGCCACCCGGCTCGACGCGCCTCGTCGGCGAGGTATCGGTATCCGAACGTTGGGTCCTCGTGGTGCGCATCGTGCAGCGCGTTGATCCGATACGCCCGAAGCACGTCCGCATCGCGGATCGGGTCGTTTCGCCACCGGTAGTAGGGCTGGCGGGCGAGCTTGAGAACCCGGCACGACACCGTCACGGGGATCCCCGCGTCGGCGAGCTCAGCAACGAGCGGGTACGTCATTTTGGGGAGCCACCGAGGCGCAGATTCGCCTGCGACAGATACGCCGCGGCCTTCCGGAGCACCTCGTTCTCCTGCTCGAGCAACCGGATCCGCTTCTTCAACTCCCGCGCCTCAGAAGCGTCGGCGGCGGTCTGACCGGGACGGTTTCCCTCCTCGACATCGGCCTGGCGGAGCCAGTTCTGCAGCGTTGCTTCGCTGATACCGAAATCGGTGGCGATCTGTTTGATGGTGACGCCGCTCTCACGGCGACGAGCGACCGCGACAACGTCCTCGCGGAACTCTCTGGGATAGGGACCGGGCATGATGACATCCTTCCCGTCAGCGCCTCCCGGCACTAACGATCAGTTGTCACCGATTCGTTCCTCACGCCCGTTCTTCGACTCCGCGGGAACGCTCATTCCCTGTGCATCACAGTATGCGCTGAGCGTGTCAAAGACCGCAGTGTGGTAGTCGAGTGGTGTCCACCCGTCGCGCTCTTCGAGTTCGAGCATGAAGTCTGCGTCGAACTCTGCATCTTCGGCCGGCTGGATGATGGTTCGTTGCGCCCACGACCCCTGCTTCTTCATCAACTTGACCCGGACCCCGAGATCGGCACGCCTGAGCGCGTCGAAAAGTCTTCCAGTTCGCTCGTCGAGATGCGTCAACTTATAGTCCGGCAAGTTGACGACGTCGATCAGGAAGGTGTTGAAGTGCGAAACGTGCTCCATCTGAGTCCCCTCTCAGTGAGTCCCGCCCCAGACGGGAGTTGATCTCTGCGAGTCATCGTATGTTCGACTACCGACATTCACGATCGAGGAGATGCAGGGTACGCCTGGTGCTACCCGCAGCTCCCCGAACGCGGTCATTGTCCAACTCCGGCCAACTCGATCGACTGTTGGCCAAGTAGAAAAGCCCAAAGGCCAACTAGCGGCGTCCCCCGTCAGCGATGATAGCCACCACCAGACCCAAAGCGATGCAGTAGACGGCATCGAAACGAAGGCTCAGGTACGCGAGGCGTTCACCGGTCATGACCTCATTCTGTCCGAGGTGCCGTGACCCAGGTGACGAGACATCCAGCGCGGCCAATCGGGACCGGGGCGGTTCTGGTCCCCTTTTGGTCCCCTTATCCACAGGGAGGGCCTCGCGGCAGGTTCGGTTATCCACAGCCCCATCCCGCCCGAAGGTCGAGGGGGACCAGAAGGGGACCAAAAATCCGGCTCTTCGAAAACAACAAAACCCTGATGAAAATAACTTCTCATCAGGGTTTTTCTGTCGGGCTGACAGGATTTGAACCTGCGACCCCCTGACCCCCAGTCAGGTGCGCTACCAAGCTGCGCCACAGCCCGTGGCATTCAATTTTCAGTTATTCGAGCCGTCCGGGAGGGGTAAACCCCCTAACCCCCAGTCAAGTGCGCTACCAAGCTGCGCCACATCCCGTTACCCGCGAGCGGGCAACTCCCCTATATTAGCCCCTCCCCGACCCCGCCGCGAACCAGCGCACGCCCCGGGCGTGTGGGGCTCGGCGGCCCGTTCTTGCGCGCGGAGGATTGTCGATGTCGGAGCCCCTCGCTACCGTCGCGTCATGACCATCGAGATCCTCCCCGCGACCGGCGACCGCTTCGACGACGCCGAGACGGCGCTCGACAGCGGTGACGGCCCCGAGTGCCAATGCCAGTGGTGGCTGCTGCCGAACGGCCCCTGGAAAGAGGCGTCCGTCGATCAGCGCACCGAGCTGTTTCGCGCCGAGCTCGACGGGCCGCGCCCGCCGGGCCTCATCGCCTACGTCGACGGCGAGCCCGCGGGATGGGTGCGCGTCGGCCCCCGTGTCGCGCAGCCCCGTCTGCTGCGCACACGCGACGTGACCTCGTCGCCCGCCGAGAGCCTCGACGCCGATGATGTCTGGGCGGTCTCGTGCTTCGTCGTGCGCACGCAGCACCGCGGGCGGGGCCTCGCGGCGAAGCTGCTGGATGCCGCGATCTTCACCGCCCGAGAAGCCGGCGCCCGGGTGGTCGAGGGGTATCCCCTCGACCCGAAAGCGGCGAAGCGCTCGTCGAACCAGCTCTTCCGCGGCACGGTGTCGGTGTTCGAAGACGCGGGGTTCACCATCGTCGACCGGCCGAAGCCCGACCGCGCGCTCGTCTCGCTCACCCTGCGGGACTGACCCGCGCGCGCCCGCGGTCACGCCAGCGCCAGCGCCCGTGACCGTGCCCGCGTGAGCCCCCGCGCCGTACGCCAGCAGCACCGACCCGTGTCGGTAACGGCGCCCGAGACGCCCACCCGCAGCACCCCACTTACGATGGGAGTTCCCCCGACGAGAGACCTGACATGACCGACGCCCCCACCAGCGCCCGCGTCGACGCGTGGCTGTGGGCGGTGCGCGTCTACAAGACCCGGTCGGCCGCAACGACCGCATGCCGCGCGGGTCACGTGCGCGTCAACGGCGACCGGGCCAAGGCGGCTCAGCCGGTGCGTCCGGGCGACGAGTTGCGGGTGCGCGTTCAGGGCTTCGACCGAATCCTGGTGGTGAAGAAGACCATCGCCAAGCGCGTAGGAGCAGCCCTCGTCGCTGAGTCGGTCGATGACCGCACTCCCCCACCGCCCCCGCGCGAGAGCGTGCCGTTCGTTCCCGTCCGCGACCGGGGAGCCGGTCGGCCGACCAAGCGTGATCGCCGCGACATCGAGAAGCTGCGCGGCCGAGACGGCGAGTGAGGCATCAGCCGCCACGACCCGGCGGCCGCAACCCCGCGCACAACCTCCGCGGTGCGCACAACCTCAGCCACCCACGCCTGAATCGCACAGAGGTTGCGCGCATCGCTGAGCGTGCGCCGCGCCACGACCCCACCGCCGCGCCGCACCGAACCAGCCACACACACGACCCGGCGGTCGCACCCCGCGCACAACCTCCGCGATGCGCACAACTTCCGCCACCCACGCCTGAATCGCACGGAGGTTGCGCGCATCATGACCGTGCGCCGAGCCGCGACAACCCC
This window contains:
- a CDS encoding cupin domain-containing protein, with protein sequence MPDQFITASTQDHTKREPFEVGEVQWVRRPGEGGREELAAGYWFITPAQTPGPMVVEAHADETIYIIEGRVRIEPEGSEAFEVAAGGSASMNKGVSATWTVLEPTVEFFVYS
- a CDS encoding TetR/AcrR family transcriptional regulator, encoding MARQVPYGSGRDLLVATTVGIVAEKGLRGMTFRAVADRAGVNNSLIAHHFGNRESLLAAALEWSVESSIDTTGLLDLATSSAFADGLLDSVAKRPELQAFQYEMILESRRNPRYQPYVSRLYTRYHEVVAASLKHHGVDDPSGALARSAFAALDGIVLQFMAGVDAELLRAALQRLWEGLLDTRDATAAAAAGGTSSR
- a CDS encoding IS3 family transposase (programmed frameshift) → MPGPYPREFREDVVAVARRRESGVTIKQIATDFGISEATLQNWLRQADVEEGNRPGQTAADASEARELKKRIRLLEQENEVLRKAAAYLAGESAPRWLPKMTYPLVAELADAGIPVTVSCRVLKLARQPYYRWRNDPIRDADVLRAYRINALHDAHHEDPTFGYRYLADEARRAGWRMSRRTAWKLCSQSGILSSAQRRRRGKGKKAGPPVFDDHVQRVFRADAPNRLWLTDITEHWTSEGKLYCCAIKDVFSNRIVGYSISDRMTAKLAVNAVRNAIARRGEVAGCILHADRGSQFRSRAMARELRRHDMVGSMGRVGAAGDNAAMESFWSLLQTNVLNQQRWATRQELRLAIVVWIERKYHRQRAQDTLGGLTPIEFEAKLTEPLTLAA
- a CDS encoding cyclic GMP-AMP synthase DncV-like nucleotidyltransferase, which encodes MEHVSHFNTFLIDVVNLPDYKLTHLDERTGRLFDALRRADLGVRVKLMKKQGSWAQRTIIQPAEDAEFDADFMLELEERDGWTPLDYHTAVFDTLSAYCDAQGMSVPAESKNGREERIGDN
- a CDS encoding GNAT family N-acetyltransferase, coding for MTIEILPATGDRFDDAETALDSGDGPECQCQWWLLPNGPWKEASVDQRTELFRAELDGPRPPGLIAYVDGEPAGWVRVGPRVAQPRLLRTRDVTSSPAESLDADDVWAVSCFVVRTQHRGRGLAAKLLDAAIFTAREAGARVVEGYPLDPKAAKRSSNQLFRGTVSVFEDAGFTIVDRPKPDRALVSLTLRD
- a CDS encoding RNA-binding S4 domain-containing protein; its protein translation is MTDAPTSARVDAWLWAVRVYKTRSAATTACRAGHVRVNGDRAKAAQPVRPGDELRVRVQGFDRILVVKKTIAKRVGAALVAESVDDRTPPPPPRESVPFVPVRDRGAGRPTKRDRRDIEKLRGRDGE